Within the Mauremys reevesii isolate NIE-2019 linkage group 2, ASM1616193v1, whole genome shotgun sequence genome, the region TTACTGCCATGAAATGACTGAGAATTTAAATATTGTACGTCCTGTATCTACTGTTTCCCTGGCAGCTGATATCAACAGGTCACtgttaaaggattggaaaaattaaaatacatattttagtAATTGATCACTTCATGCCTGATCAAAAAATTATCTTGGTTAATTTAATATGAGCAAATATGTAGCATGTCTATTTTCTTGTTGCCTACTTTCAACATAGCTAATATACAAATAGAATTAACTGGTGGTCTAGTATGTTGGTATCCTGTGTAccccccaactcccactgacttcacacaATCAAGCCCTAAATGCCACCAAAGGGGTATATGTaaatttcttgattttttttttaaatagtaaagtACCCTAGTGTTACCTATAAAAACATGTTTATTATATAAACTGTCCTTTTCATCTCTTGCATATTTtgtcattgtttgtttgtttttttattgttaGAGAAATACAGGAAAAGCAAAGAATTTCGATTTTTCAGCTCAAACTGTTGGGTTACAAGAAACAAAACTAAAGCAACCATGGagcaaaaattaaacaaaatttgTCTGGTTATGTTTTGGTtgctatttgtttttaaagggtaATCTTATTTCTGATTGGTCCTAATACTACTTGTTTGTTCATGGAAATCGTTAGTTTATAAACAGCTAAATACTGGGAGATGGCAATTTTAAACAGATAACTAACTACAGTTGATTTTTAGTCCCTAGCATATTGGTTAAAATAGTTTATAAAATGGGCATTATCAAGTAAATAAATCTGTCAGGTCCAGATTCTCCTTGTGTACAGACATTCATTTTACCTGCACAAATTTGGACTAACCTATCCTGATTAACTGAAAATCCCGTAGAATATTTATACATCCCTGTAAATCTCCCAGTATTGTGAATAGATAAGAGCAAAAGTCTACCTTTCCATGGACAAGCCCCAGTAGGAATTGTGCACACATCTAAAGGCAAAATGTGTCCTTGAATTTGGAGGTTAAATTGGCAACTTTTAATAATTTTGAGAAGAAATCAAAACAAGATAGGCCTTTGCTGCAGATAACAGGATCTGTTTTTAATCCCAAAAAGGAACTGATCTGCCAGGAATCAGTAACTTATTTTTAATGGCCATCCTCTACCAAGTGGATAATTACACGCCCCAGGGATGAAATTTTTTCTAGTCTATCAATGATCAGATACCAGCAACAGTTTATTTGCTTGTATAAGTAATTTGTTTTATTTGATAGGGAGGAAATGTAAAAGTAGTGTGTGATAGTGATGTGCTAGCACCACCAAACTCCATCATActagaaaatagattttttttttcctgtacatTTTAACTTCCATGGATTGTTTAGTATAGGCAGTTGAAACTTTATAGCCTTTTAATATATTTCCATGTACGTTTAGACGGAGAATCCCAAAGCAGGGTTTGACATATTTAGCAAACACCTACTAGCCAAAGGCCAGTATAAAGGTGAGTGAAGGTGGCGTTCACTGGCAAGATATTGGGGCAACATCTTGATAGAAAACCTAGTCGTCAGTTGCTGGGAAAAGGCAAGGGTGCAGGGATTCCTGCCAAGTGCTGGCCCTGAGCTCTTGTCAGGTTTTCATCCTTTATATCAGCTTCTGGTTTGTAGGTGTTGGATAGGTTTGAAGCCCTTAGCACTTTTATTTTTCTAGATTGCTGAGAACTAGTAAATATATACAGcagaaccccatttatctgaTCTTGGGACTGGGCCAGATCAGATAATCAAAAATCAGAAAAACTGGAGAATGGGAGAGTGCAGTGCTGCAGCCCCATTTAGTGGCCACAGGGGAGATCACCTCCTTTTGGATTGTCCAGTtatggtccttctttgagcagggggttggactagatgacctcctgaggtcccttccaaccctgatattctatgacagctggataatggagggtcagataaacagggttctactgtagATGGCTGAGCACCAGTAATGCTGCTTCAGGAGAACAGCAGAAACTTGTAGCCCGTTATTTGTCTGCTAAAGCAGACTTCTGATGTTAGGCTTTAAATGTTTTGCAGTTGCTTGTAAATATTGCCAATGAGCTGGTTCTTACCACTCAAATGACAATTCTCAGAAATAAATAGCTACAAAATAAGATCCTCATAAAATAAGCATGCCCAGAatacttttctgtttgtttggtttttttaaagtactttacCATTTTTTTTCTGACATCTTCATTTATCTTCCTAGGTCTCAGTAGCCGATCTTCCAGGATTGATTGAAGGTGCACATGCAAACAAAGGAATGGGCCACAAATTCCTCAAGCATGTAGAAAGAACCAAACAGCTTCTCTTTGTAGTAAGTAAatattataatttaaataacCTGTTAACTTTagttttttattctgtttagctTAGAGATTTTATTGCAGATggctttgaaaaaatatttccttcatAATTGTCTTGTATTATTTTTACTCTAGATGCTGTTGTAaacaaatataattttaatataGTATTTAGACTAGAAATCTAACAAAATGATGGGTATTATGCTGATGAAGGCCATAGAGATACCTAAAtagatcaagtatcagaggggtagtcgtgttagtctggatctgtaaaaaagcagcagagtctcctttggcaccttgtagactaacggaagtattggagcataagcttttctgacgaagtgggtattcacccatgaaagcttatgctccaatacttctgttagtctataaggtgccacagaactctttgtcgcTAAATAGATCAGAGGCTTTTATAAAGATTGCCTGTTACTCAACAACATAAAAAGGTTTCTAGCACAGCTCAGACATTAGGTAGCCATTGTGCAACAAGATCCTCTTAAAACAGACCAAAAAGCCATTCTTGGGCCTGGATATCTTGGAAAAATGGGTGATGGtcctctttcttttcccctcccGCCCAATGCTTTTTGTGTAACTTTACAATTCATTTTAGGTTGATGTTTCTGGGTTTCGGCTATCTTCAAAAACTCGATTCAGAACAGCTTTTGAAACTGTACTGCTTCTAACACAGGTAACTTTCTATCTTTTCAAATGTTGCCTCTAATACTGTATGTGAAGAAAGAATAGCTAAAACGTGTGTAAACTGACTGCTAGATTAGTAGATAAAGCTACTGAGGATCCAGTGTGGTTGGTTAATCCCAGCCTTTTAAGATTGCTAGCAAAAAGGAACTTTTCTAGATGTACTTAAGGCAGATGACAAAACTTTAGACATAGCTGTGTCCTCATTAACTTCTGCTATATCTGTAAGGAGATGCTCCTGAAGGCCAAGCTGAGTGAAGAGCCAGAGCTCTTCAGTCCCCAGATTTAGCTGCCTTGTAAGAAGTGGAAAACAGGTCATCTGCTAAATCTCTGGCTTTTGCTCTGTCCAAACCATGAGGTAACTGAAGGTATGTGTATGCTACTGCAGCACAGCTATGACATTACAGCTCTGCTGATGTAGTGCCATAAGTGTAGAAGCTTTCTACATCAACAGGAAGGGtttttttccattgatgtagttAGTCCACCTTTgtaagaggtggtagctaggtcaaccaaagaattcttctgttgaccaagCTGCATCTACACCcggggttaggtcaacctaactatggtGCTAAGGGTGTGAAACTTATTTCACAGCCTTTAACGACATAGTTAGGTCGATCTAATTTTTAAGAGTAGACTAGGCCTGAGTCTTAGGAGCTTGATGAGATATCAGTCTTCAACTTTGCAAAGCCCCTTCGCTTTTTGGGGCCATATGCAGAGTCTCATGGCCTATCCTGCATTCTTCAGTTATCCCCACTGACTAAATTCAACTACatcttaaaaattatttttcactGTCCCCCCTCTCCTGTTCTGTGACTTCCAATAATATATTTGTTTCCTGTTTCAACTTATGCCGCAGTACAGTCCTATGCTGCATGATTCACAGTTAGGGATGATACCTTTGATATAATGACAAGATCTCTCATATGGCATATAAAACTTAAGAATAATAAATTATACAACAATTCCACGCTCTACAAATGTTGTTGGCCTAAGATTTGTCTCAGAGATGGGCTTCACAGCACAGTTAGCTCGAGTTATAACTCGAATGTTATCCCTAACTCCACTCCTTTTCACACACAATTCTAGCTCAAGTTAAGTGGTGTGTTATGCTCAAGCTAGCTGGTTTATTGTGGGGGTAGGTTGAAACTTGAGTGATGCTCGAGCTAATAATGCAGTGGGAATGCAACAGCTCAGTTACAGCAACTCATCCTATCACTCTGTAACTCCagtggccttgtctacatggtgcactAGTGCACACTAGAGGGGTGTGAATTCTAATGTGTACCAATGTGTTGCACGCTTACTGGCCTGTGTAGATCCTGCTCGTGCACACAGGCGGGGTCTATGTGGGTTTGTAAGCTTGTAACATATTGGTGTGCATTAGAATTCACACTGCTGTAGTGTGCACTGCTGcacaatgtagacaagcccagttTTGACGCTAGTAGGCTAGCTTGAGTGCAGTGACTCAAGTGTACCAACTCAAGCTGTGAAGATAAGCCCTGAGAGATTTCTGACCAGTAACTTCAAGAAATTAGTAGATGCTTCTGTATATGTTAATACAGATGTGAATAAAAAGAACAAATCTGTCATTCTACTTCACAAGAGAATGAATCACAATGGTGCAGGCTGTGTACCTACAGTAAATGCATTTAAATGAGTTGACATTCTCAAACTGTGAATACATCAACATTGAGCACATCAGTAGATTTCAGTGCTGTAGTGAACGCTGATTCTTCAGACAGTTAAACAAATGAAAGAGGAAAACATAAAACCAGAAAAATGTTTTgaagtaaaaaaaatatatatattttttacaaaGGCAAATTAACTTTGTTTTAAGGAGCTAGAATTGTACAAAGAAGACCTTCGGACAAAGCCTGCACTTCTTGCCGTTAATAAAATGGATTTGCCTAATGCACAAGATAGCTTGAATGAACTTATGAAACAACTACAGAATCCTCAAGGTAAACTAACCTAATGCACAGTAGCTTCTTATTTATAAGAAGTAGATTGTaatttaccttttgtaaatatttgtgGGAGTATCTGTTAGCTGATGATATGTTGAACAATAGACTAAGCAGAGAGTCttcatttttacctaaaatttaTTTGGAAAGTTtgaggccccccgtgtccctcttTTTGGCTGCTTGCTCTATCTATTTTTAAACTCTAGGTTCCTGACTGACTTTAGCCAGGAGATCTCAAGTATTACAAAAAGATGGGTATTCACTAAACATTCTGTATGAAAACTTCATTTATAAAGGGTCAGCAGTTGCAAGGTGTGACCATGGTCGCTAGAGGGGCCGCACTGAgattgcagtttgccctgattgagcaaagaatggggcagacaatccccaaaactggtggttattctaataaTTTAATTTACCAAGCCGGCAACAAAACAACTTCTACAGTACCTTACTGGCTATGTAAAAGCCCAAAACACAGCTCCCTTAGAGCAGTCCAGCCCTGGGCCTTCCACCCAGTCTAGTCTAGTCAAATATGGTGAGGATTACTTAGTCTTTTTCACCATAtctaaagttctaccaatcccaagagATCAGACACATCACCCACTAAGTCAATGactatttcagatcttacccaactACATGCTTActgccaattcttattaactaaactaagatttatttattttaaaaaaaagtgattatGGTTAAAAGATCGTTATACAGATATGAGTAAAggtcttaggtcagtttcatagtagagatgatAAGCTGCTGAGTTGCAAAAAGTTCTTTCGGAAACAGTTCTATGGGTTATAATCCAATAGATAGTCCACGTACAGAGTCTGTATAAATTCTTCCATGAAAAATAGCAGGGTAATCTAGACTGGCGCAGAAGACCTCTGTCTTACAACTCAAGCTTTCCTGACCAaacttaagcagatctgagatgactggatcaggccctagagtTCTTTTATAGATCTCTGGCAGGCTACTATAACCCCTTGACACAGATAACACAGTGGGCATTCCTTGGGTGAAGAATAGGTAATATACATGGTTGCTTTGAAGTCCGGACATTCCTATTTCCTATGTATAAACAGGTAATTAGTTGCATTGATTAGCATAAGGCCACGAACTACCCAAAGGTTCATTAGTagtttactacaaacttcaaagagaaatgtaGACAATGATATTTATACCCAagtttcatctaaatgttaatatatcATTTTGATCTCTAAATCAGTAGAACCTAGTAATAGAGAGGAAGAGAAATTTATCTGCAAGATAATCTGGTTACATTGTTAACATCTAATAAGATATAGGAAAAAACAGATGCGTACAATCAGTATCTTCTAATTCCTTAACAGTATAAGTTTACgtttcaaagctctagtctatCTAACATGGCTTTGTTAGCTATTTGTAAGGAATGGCTCTAATTACCATATATTATACTTTTCTAAAATGCCTTTAAAGGTGGAATTTGGCTCATTTAGCCTCCTggttgcttaaccctttctggctcagTATCACATAAAGAAAGAAATGTGTTCTTATAAATCTCTTCATGGCAACATCCTGggttcactgacatcaatggcgaaactcccattgacttcagtgaggccaggatttcaccctaaatctGTTCAGGATGCAGTCATAACTTTATCCAGTCAGCTGCTCTCTCAGTACTATAAACCCAGTATAAGAGTTTTAGCCCTGTTGGAACATAAATAGAATTGGGAAAAAGTACTAGTAAATACACAGTTGTGATTATTCTGGGTTGGCAAGGAGATGTTGGAAATTGAATGAAGCTTATTAGGTCATCTAGTTAATCAATTATTTAAAAGTAAAGCTTAAAACTAGTCAGTTCCTACATTTAGGAGCCGTATCCTGTTAGTGGATAATAGTGTCTGCTGGTTTTGTTGTTAGAGTAGGCAAAAATCCCAGGACAGAAAGACTGAAGCTAAGATCCTCATCTGTGGCTAGTCCCTTTAGGCAGGGTATAAGGCTGGAGGAACAGCCTGGAAAATGCCTTAAAGCCCTGGTTCTGGGTAGGGGAGAATTCCTCCAGAACAGGCACAGCGGAAGACAATAAGGTTGTCTTCTGAGGACCTCCTTCCAAGCCCTGTGGCTTGGGGGTCATTGTCAGGAGCAGAGCCGCAGTGCTTCAGAGATTCTGGGCAACCTTAGGTAGGCTGCTGTATCTTAGATCACGCGCGCGCGCTATCTGAGTTACAGAGGGGTTGCTCTAGCATCCTGGAGCAGATCAGAATTCAAGAAGAGGTTCACACATCTACCACCTCTGGGCTGAGAGTTGTGTGCTCGCCTCTGAGAGGTGCAGGCCTCTCAGAGGTGAGCACACCTAGGAGTGAAAATGCACtataattcaaaaataaaactgctATTGCACATATTTCTCTTCTGAAACTGTCTCTCTTTAAATTTGgaatctttcaaaatttgttttgaattatTCCAGTCACAATATAAAAGGGTATTATGTTCATCTATCGTCTAAAATTCAACTAATAAAGTCCCAATTTGGTAAAGTTTTATGAATGCTTTATGGTATAAAGAAATACTGTGTAATAACTATAAATATGCTCTGTTTCAGACTCTTTACATTTAGTGGAGAAAGAGCTGCTTCCACAGAGCACCATAGACTTTAAGGATATTATCCCTGTATCTGCACATACTGGAGAAGGAATAGAGGAATTAAAAACCTGTATAAGAAAATCACTAGATGAAGAAGCAGAGAAGGAGAATGAAGAATATCAGAAAGAGAAACTTCGTATTTTACAGACTTCAGAAGTATAACATAATTAAAGGAGGGAATCCGTTCTTGGATATTGGATCAATCTTTATGAACATCTGAGTGGATGCTAAATTTGTCTTTTGTCAGGAATACAGTCCTCATGAGATTGAACTCGACTTCATAGTTCTGACTCTATGCCACTATCAATTGAACCTTCTTGTTTTGAAAGCAAATCTGGAATCGTATCTGACACACATTGTAAGAAAGGGGAAATTTAAGAAAACTGTCTAAGAATGTGTAACGAATAATATCCTGCAGATGTACAGTGAATTTTCTAAGAAACAAATACATAGTCTTTTATACAAGTGggatatttttttttgttcttaaaCTTATAGGTATTCTTTATTTCTTACCTACACACACCAAAGCCTTAAAGGAGAGTCCTTGAAATTGGGATTTTGCTTGATAATAGACTGAGCATGTAAAATAGCGTATTGTCATGAACACGGTACATTGTGGAAGAGCTTTAGTTTTTTCTAAAACCCTTTTAGTTTTAAAAGACAAGTGCTAGGATAATCACTACACTTATGTGGCCATCAACAAACTGCCcaatttgtttcctatttttagtCACTTTGACCATCTATTTTGGAAGTAGAGATTGGCCAAATAAAAGTACTCAGAGAACATAAAGTGCTAAATGGCtcgaatatctttttttttaatgcttctcAACATATATGAAATATAACAACAAGCATGTGGATCATTTATGTTTGTTCTAGGCTTCCATTTCTCCCTCACTGCATAAATTCTCTCTGGTTCCTTAGTGTAGGCGAGATAGGGAGCTTGTTATGCTTTGATTCTATACTAGCTACAGCCCTAGTAGAATGGAGAGCAACCTGAGTGCTGCTTTAAACTCTGCTAGCTGGTAAAAATCCCCCATGGACTGCCTGTTGTGCTTTTGTAGGAGCTGGGTAGGCTGGCTGTATTTCTGTTGGGAAACTTCCAACAGGGATGTGGGCATTCTCTAGTGCTTAGGGGCTGCAGTTGAGtggagcagagaatctggcctgcACTCAAACATCACTCTGTATTTGGTTATCTTATGAATagtgccctaccaaattcacagcccattTAGATCAATTTTACAACTAGATGGTTTTAAAATTGGCcaatttcacattttcagctGTTTATGCCTGAAATTTCAAGGTGGTGTAACTGGGGGGCTCCTAACCCAAAAGGTACCCAGAAGTGGGTTTgactttctctctccccaccccctccttccccttgAGCTGCCATGCAAGGCAAGGAAAAGTCCTGTCCGTCCCCAGCCCAGAGGGGACTCGCAGCTAGGCGCCCCCTGGCTGAGGTGCTCCCAGCAGCAAGGGGGAAATCAGACTTCATGGTCTGACACATTTTTCGTGGCcctgaaattggtagggccccaCTTATGAATTGGTGGAAATCTGAATTGAGCCATAGGAGAGAGGCTGATGTGGGGGCATGGAAGAGCAGGGCATACTACAGGACTGTCATTCTTCATTTCTACTCTCACTGTCCTCTGCTCACAGAAGTAGAGGAAGGCATGGGGCTAGAACTACCTTCATATTACAGAGGGGTAGAAGATTAAGTAAAAATGACCAAGATGTCACAAGTCCCAATTCCACATCCCCTGTCTTAATTGTGATACACGCTTCTTCCTTTTACTTAAAAGTGGGTAGGTCATGTATCTAAGCAACAAGTGAGCATCCTATCTTGGGAAAGAACTGTGCGTGTCTGAGGGGCAGTTGATGTTCCAGGTTTTGTATAATGAACAAACATTAAATGTTACTAAAAAGCAGCTAGTACTCCTTCATTGTACAATGTCATCCACTTCAAAGATCTACTAGCATGTTTCCAAAGGCAAAATTAATACCGGATTCATCAGACTTAATATTTTTATATACTAGTAAAATCCTCTATAAATTTAAAAGCAATTACGAGGAAGGAAGCCATGATTTACTGATTGTTATCCAATTCTTTTATCGTTTATACTGATGAACTTTTAATACTTCACTAATTGCGTTTCCTCATTATTAGGCTAAATCAGtgttttcaatgggagctgaatgCTGCAGCACAGACTCGCTGTTGCATTTACTTCACTGCAGGGTGAAGAATATTGTTTTACAGACAGACCTTGTAGCTTGTTCAGACATGACTGACTGGGACCCACATGAGGGTGTGAATGGTGACTGCTCAAAGCCATATTCTGGTGAACCATTTAGACCTTATTTGTGATGTACATTGGGATGTGACTGAGACCTTTAACACACATACAAATCCAACTGCTTTTTTAATCACTGGGGAAGAAGGAGCTGCAAGGAGCATGACTGAAAACTGGACATTTGACCACCCATGTAATTCAACTAACAGCAGCATTTATGGGAATCTCTCATTGTAAGTGAAGGTTAACACCATAACATCCATTGTTTTATTGAACCCATAAATGGAGGGTAAAAGAATTTATCTTCTCTGGGTTTTAATTGACATTTTCAAATAAAGGTCTTACGGGGGGTTTTGCATCTCTTCATTTTgatgcaaacccccccccccgttaaaaaagctaatgcggtcttgggttgcattaggcgaggtatttctagtagggataaggaggtgctagtcccgttatataaggcgttggtgagacctcatttggagtattgtgtgcagttttggtctcccatgtttaagaaggatgaattcaaactggaacgggtacaaagaagggccactagaatgatccgaggaatggaaagcctttcgtatgaaaggagacttgaggagctcggtttgttttccttaaccaaaagaaggataagaggagatatgattgcactctttaaatatatcagagggataaataccagggaaggagaggaattatttcagctcagtgctaatgtggacacgaggacaaacggatataaattgtcagtcaggaaattcaggcttgaaattagacgaaggtttctaaccatcaggggagtgcaatactggaacagcctaccgagggaaacagtggaagaaggacctccatgactttaagattaagctagataagtttatggaggggatggtatgataggataacgggcttagtcaataggtcaattaagtgccacactggtaaatagtacaatgggtcaatggtatgatgtaaccttttccagagggtttggctggagagtcttgcccgcatgctcggggttcagctgaccaccatatttggggtcgggaaggaattttcctccagggaagattggcaatggccctggaggtttttcgccttcctccgaagcatggggcaggggtcgcttgctaaggagtgtgtggatcggcttatgtggcctgcatcttgcaggaggtcagactagatgatcataatggtcccttctgatcttgaattctatgattctatgattctatgctagtTTGGATGTTACTTTTACAGACAATTTGATTCATTTAAAGTTTAAGTGCTACTTGCTATAAGAAGTTGAAGCAGAAGCTGTAAATCGTTTCTCAGTTCAGGTGTCAAGACTTTAACCAGCCTCTCCAGCCAGAAGcatgggaagtggtggattccccTGGAAGTATGATCAGCCCATCATTTTTCCTTTTCAGCATGAAGAAGGGGGAAACCAAAGAAGGGAAGAGATCTTGGGATAGCATGCTCAGGAGAAGGGATAGTGagagtatggctacactggcagaGCTACAGTGCTGTAGCTAGGCTGGcataacccctggtgtagaggcAGCCTGTGGTGACTGAAGGGgttttctgtcagtgtaggaaTGCCATCTCTCCAAGCAATGGTAGCCGagttgatggaagcattcttccctTGATCTAGTTGCATCTACACTGGAAGTTAGTTTGGAATAGCTACATTGCTcgatcagcaaagaatcctgtggcaccttatagactaacagatgttttgcagcatgagctttcgtgggtgaataccactgcttgcatccgaagaagtgggtattcacccacgaaagctcatgctgcaaaacatctgttagtctataaggtgccacaggattctttgctgcttctacagaaccagactaacacggctacccctctgatacattgcTCGatgtatttttcacacccctgagcaatatatattttaagtgtagacaggcctGAGATATAGCAGGCTAACGTATTGGAGGATCAAAGCCTTCTTAATCCACCCCTAATGCAATCCTTGTCTCGTGTCAGAGGAATTTGGAAACAGTTCAACAGCTTAACCTTcccttgttttttcttttattcctTAATGCCAAATACCAATAGTCATGGTGTTTGTATTCACCtgaaaaaataaactacttctcTCTGAAacatggaggggaaaggggatTTTCAGTCTACACAAGGCAAGCTAAATAAGACCAAGGCACCACCTTGCTCACTTCCTCCTGCATTTCTTCTCCCATCAGATCTCCAGCATGTAGTGATCTTTTATACTTACTGGATCTGCCCCATGCAAACTTAGGTGGACTACAAATGATCCACAGAGCCCTTATTGGACCTATTCCATAAAAAGCCACTGGCCTGGTGGATAACATTGAGCATGTAACTTCAGCTTGCCGTGCCTCAGCTTCTCCAGCTCTAAAAtcaggataatgatacttactctactttgtaaaatgctttgaaatctagTGATGAAAAGAGAGAGGTATTATACAATTCCTAGAAGACAAGCTACTGTAAACTTCTTGGGAAAAGCAGTGCTGACAATTCCCATGATTTTACTAtaaattttgtgattttttttttttgtggatatggttggttggtttttaagcAGCGGTTTCTGGGGTTATGGGATTATATGAGAATCTcaggtttttctttttgtaaattTCTAGCCTTGTGGTTGTGGTGGAATGCTTGAAAACTTGGCCTTTTGGACCTCAGGcgcaagcaaaataaaaaaaaacaaatttattttttacatttaatgATTTTTAAGACAATGTCATAATTTTTGGAGacctaactcatgattttttattttGGGAGTTGGTGATGCTGAAAGACCCCTGAGAAGCATTTACAGTTATTTGTATAACTTTTGCTTACAAATATAGTTCCATTTTATCTCtgtgtattttgtgtgtgtgtgtgtgttacagtcCTTACTTATTAGCAAAAGATGGTGATTGGCTGCAGGTCTTGATCACGTTACACCACGGTGCCATAGCAGGAATACGCTGTAGGAGCAGATTTTGAAGGATGTTGGATAGAAAATAGTTCCAAGAGGGAatcctgggagttgtagttttggAAACCGGGATAAATTATACATCAGGGGAGAAGCAGGACTACAATCCCAGAAGCCTTTGAGCATTTCTGGGAAAGGCCACGGCTTCCGGAAAGGCTTAGAAAAAGGAATAACAGCAACACCAGCCGCTCCTTAGTATTTGCAAATAACGAGTCGCGTGCGCAGGAAGGGGGTATGTGTGATTAGTAATgttcttgctttaaaaaaaaggttttttgcCTTTTCTGTTCAGAATCGGGTGGATTTCAGTGTTTATAGCTAATGAAAAACTATGGTTGCATATCTGCAGGTGGCAGAGAAGCAGAATTGTAATGATGATCCCTGTTTGTTTAT harbors:
- the GTPBP10 gene encoding GTP-binding protein 10 isoform X2, with translation MGHPRLGGEGGRGGDVWLVAKEKTTLKRIKDRFPQKRFVAGTGANSSVPALKGEKGTDCEVDVPLGISVTSCDGKQIGELNKAGERILVARGGIGGCLVTNFLPVKGQIQTVHLDLKLIADVGLVGFPNAGKSSLLSKISHAKPQIADYPFTTLKPELGKIMYPDYKQVSVADLPGLIEGAHANKGMGHKFLKHVERTKQLLFVVDVSGFRLSSKTRFRTAFETVLLLTQELELYKEDLRTKPALLAVNKMDLPNAQDSLNELMKQLQNPQDSLHLVEKELLPQSTIDFKDIIPVSAHTGEGIEELKTCIRKSLDEEAEKENEEYQKEKLRILQTSEV